A window from Hymenobacter volaticus encodes these proteins:
- a CDS encoding M28 family peptidase, with protein MLPLPIAVCGLLVAVLGVAACEQHNSQRGVISTHSTSQPHQLMRADQNRLYADVKFLTSLQPARHYRNLNSLNAAADHIKAVFLGLESGHVEEQPFKADGRQYRNIICWFGPADAPRLVVGAHYDVCGDQPGADDNASAVAGLLETARLLQHLGSNQKYRVELVAYPNEEPPYFATEYMGSAVHAKSLHEAKVTVRAMLCYEMIGYFRDEPGSQRFPNEQIAALYPNTGNFITVVGRVGQEGFTQQVQELMKAQAVIDVQRINLPAEMGLAGLSDHRNYWKYGYDALMINDTSFLRNPNYHLPSDTIDTLDFRRMAEVVNGVYAAIMGL; from the coding sequence ATGCTTCCTCTCCCAATTGCGGTATGCGGACTGCTCGTAGCGGTGCTAGGTGTTGCGGCCTGTGAGCAGCACAACTCGCAGCGCGGCGTTATTTCCACCCACTCTACTTCCCAACCCCACCAGCTTATGCGTGCCGATCAAAACCGATTGTATGCGGATGTGAAGTTTCTGACTTCCCTGCAACCTGCGCGTCATTACCGTAATCTGAACTCTCTGAACGCGGCGGCCGACCATATCAAGGCCGTTTTTCTAGGTTTGGAAAGCGGCCACGTGGAAGAGCAACCTTTCAAAGCCGACGGTCGGCAGTACCGCAACATCATCTGCTGGTTTGGGCCGGCTGATGCGCCGCGCTTGGTAGTAGGTGCCCACTACGACGTGTGCGGCGACCAGCCCGGCGCCGACGACAATGCCAGCGCCGTGGCCGGATTGTTGGAAACAGCTCGTTTGCTGCAACACCTTGGCTCCAACCAGAAGTACCGCGTGGAGCTGGTAGCATACCCCAATGAGGAGCCGCCCTACTTCGCCACCGAGTACATGGGCAGCGCCGTGCACGCCAAGTCCTTGCACGAGGCCAAGGTGACCGTGCGCGCCATGCTTTGCTACGAAATGATTGGCTACTTCCGCGACGAGCCCGGCTCCCAACGTTTTCCTAACGAGCAAATCGCCGCGCTCTACCCCAACACCGGCAACTTCATTACGGTGGTAGGCCGCGTGGGGCAAGAAGGCTTCACACAGCAGGTGCAGGAACTCATGAAAGCCCAAGCCGTTATCGACGTGCAGCGCATCAATCTGCCCGCCGAAATGGGGCTAGCCGGTCTGTCCGATCATCGTAACTACTGGAAATATGGCTACGATGCGCTGATGATCAACGACACGTCCTTCCTGCGCAACCCCAACTACCACCTCCCCTCCGACACCATCGACACCCTGGATTTCCGACGGATGGCAGAAGTAGTAAACGGTGTGTATGCGGCAATTATGGGTTTGTGA
- a CDS encoding glutamate-5-semialdehyde dehydrogenase, which yields MLSAVGYVDVLIPRGSQGLIEYVRQNAKVPVIETGAGIVHTYFDETADLAKGRAIIANAKTRRVSVCNSLDCLLLHEARLIDLPALAAPLAQAGVTIYADEPAYAALRGLYPSQLLQPAAPEHFGTEFLSLKMAIKTVASLDKALAHIAAHSSKHSEAIVSEDAAHIEQFLNSVDAAAVYANASTAFTDGGQFGLGAEIGISTQKLHARGPMGLEELTSYKWLVRGTGQVR from the coding sequence TTGCTTTCTGCCGTTGGCTACGTGGACGTACTAATTCCGCGCGGCAGCCAGGGGCTGATTGAGTACGTGCGCCAGAATGCCAAAGTACCCGTCATCGAAACCGGCGCAGGCATCGTGCACACCTACTTCGACGAAACCGCCGACCTAGCCAAAGGTCGCGCCATCATCGCCAACGCCAAAACCCGCCGCGTAAGCGTCTGCAATTCCCTGGATTGCCTGCTGCTCCATGAGGCCCGCCTCATCGACCTGCCCGCGCTAGCCGCTCCCCTAGCGCAAGCTGGCGTGACTATTTACGCAGATGAGCCCGCCTACGCCGCCCTGCGCGGCCTCTACCCTAGCCAGCTCCTGCAACCAGCCGCGCCCGAACATTTCGGTACCGAGTTTCTGTCGCTGAAAATGGCCATTAAAACAGTAGCCAGTTTAGATAAAGCTCTAGCCCACATTGCCGCCCACAGCTCCAAGCACAGCGAAGCCATAGTTTCCGAGGACGCCGCGCACATCGAGCAATTCCTAAACAGCGTTGATGCCGCTGCCGTGTACGCCAACGCCTCCACCGCCTTCACCGACGGCGGGCAGTTTGGCCTCGGCGCCGAAATCGGCATCAGCACCCAAAAGCTGCACGCCCGCGGCCCCATGGGACTAGAAGAGCTAACCAGCTACAAATGGCTAGTCCGTGGCACCGGCCAAGTGCGGTGA
- a CDS encoding RBBP9/YdeN family alpha/beta hydrolase: protein MPATFLVAPGLGNSGPEHWQTHWEQHYGYRRVEQHNWDQPVCADWVQTLDAAVAAAGPGVVLVAHSLACATIAHWAATTQHSIAGALFVAPADVDRPDLPPEVADFRPIPLAQLPFPSILVASTNDQYMTLTRAEQLAKAWGSRLVNVGALGHINSEANLGLWPEGHRLLMELV, encoded by the coding sequence ATGCCTGCTACCTTCCTCGTTGCGCCCGGCTTGGGCAATTCTGGCCCCGAACATTGGCAAACCCATTGGGAACAGCACTACGGCTACCGGCGCGTGGAACAGCATAATTGGGACCAGCCCGTTTGCGCTGATTGGGTGCAGACGCTTGATGCGGCGGTAGCGGCGGCCGGTCCAGGAGTAGTATTAGTAGCGCACAGCTTGGCTTGCGCTACTATCGCGCATTGGGCGGCCACAACCCAACATTCTATAGCTGGCGCCTTATTCGTGGCTCCCGCCGATGTAGACCGGCCGGACTTGCCGCCGGAAGTAGCTGACTTCCGCCCGATACCACTGGCGCAACTGCCATTCCCGAGTATCCTAGTGGCCAGCACCAACGACCAGTACATGACGCTGACGCGGGCAGAGCAACTTGCCAAAGCGTGGGGTAGCCGGCTGGTGAACGTGGGTGCGCTAGGCCACATCAATTCTGAGGCTAACCTAGGTTTATGGCCGGAAGGACATAGGCTATTAATGGAATTAGTGTGA
- a CDS encoding Uma2 family endonuclease — protein MPPITSFSQLDVSKTYSYADYLTWQFDELVELVKGKVRRMSPAPRRVHQRISGYFFATTYTHLLDQRCEVYHAPFDVRLTTAGPNGDAQITTVVQPDICVVCDPAKLDDKGCLGSPDWIIEILSPSTAAYDTKEKFDLYEESGVTEYWIVFPGEKSIAAYVLENGRYQSRGTYFAPGDMPVHTLPGLQLQWERVFEE, from the coding sequence ATGCCCCCTATCACCAGCTTTTCCCAACTCGATGTCAGCAAAACGTATTCCTACGCTGACTATCTGACGTGGCAGTTTGATGAACTTGTGGAGTTAGTCAAAGGCAAGGTTCGTCGTATGAGCCCGGCGCCACGCCGCGTCCACCAACGAATATCCGGTTACTTCTTTGCCACTACGTATACGCACCTCCTTGATCAGCGCTGCGAGGTATATCATGCTCCTTTCGATGTACGCTTAACTACTGCAGGCCCTAACGGTGATGCACAGATTACCACTGTTGTGCAGCCAGACATATGCGTAGTCTGCGACCCCGCGAAACTAGATGACAAAGGCTGCCTCGGCTCTCCTGACTGGATTATTGAAATCCTTTCGCCAAGCACAGCGGCTTACGATACAAAGGAGAAGTTTGACCTCTACGAGGAAAGTGGCGTGACAGAATATTGGATAGTATTCCCCGGTGAAAAAAGCATTGCGGCCTACGTGCTGGAAAATGGCCGCTACCAATCACGCGGCACCTATTTTGCCCCCGGCGATATGCCAGTACATACATTACCGGGCTTGCAGTTGCAGTGGGAACGGGTATTTGAGGAGTAG
- a CDS encoding alpha-2-macroglobulin family protein, with protein sequence MKFQPAMRGKFKWTSDRELVFSPLTPFRPSTTFTAELQSVTLPTNKQKLTLPENRRKFHTPFLALNEPQAFWGRSTRAAGTAEMRLELPFNYSVRPSDVKPLLRVTQDGQPVAFEVRSAEPGQKVSVGLTQEVRTGSPLTVALAQGLRAVGSDRASTSEYTTSVPVPDQQALEVRSIVGSLQTADPIVTVQTSQPVSEANLQSGLTVVPAVAFSVEELESGFVLKGGFEAGKTYQISLAQGLPGALGGQLASGVTETVSFATEQPTISFASADKAMYLDALGTRNLGIRINEVEKVQVTIAKVYANNIQQLLRGEQQYGYPEYDEESGESEGEGEDGEYVDRSYRYYDIENLGNVLNERTYTVSGLPKTQGLRLLNLDMKDLEFSGGLKGLYVVKVQDTERQWLQVSKLVSVSDIGMIVKQGKSGSTLVFANSIRTAKPLSGVEIRFVSTNNQVISTSVTNRDGVAKFDTTTANSRFKLGMIVAQRESDFTFLDLIGSRVETSRFEVGGLQSNAARYQAFLYGDRDLYRPGDTIRTNTIIRTEDWKSPVAKLPVKIRLLLPTGKEYASLRKELTAAGSFEASFILPPSIMTGTYTMEVLTGNDVLLTSRQVSVEEFIPDRMKVTVKASPAVVKPGQSVSAQITAQNLFGPPAADRKFEVEFALKEKAFNPKNFEDYAFGLSTGEQRRGRYNNQQATPLSSRFENTTREGNTDAAGRGTATYEVPNYTDLGTLQGTAFFTVFDETSRPVNRLATFEVQTQAVMFGLKTLPEMFDTREVIPIQLVALTPAGVPTSAEARVQVVRLLWETVIERQGGRYVYNSQRREEIVMDQRVAVGKEGNAKGLGFPASYSGEYEVRVSRPGADTYVAQQVYAYGYGDTQSNAFEVNNEGEVTIEADKEKYQPGETASLLLKTPFPGRVLVTVERDRVLDHFYVNTDEKSARVSVPIRGGHVPNIYVTATAIREITDNRLPLTVARGFVPLVVEKPDTKLAVAIKAPELSRSQVWQTVEVRTAPNANVTLAIVDEGILQMKDYRTPDPYGYFYQKRALEVNAYDVYPFLLPELGTSSSGGDASDLSRRTSPVPSRRVQLVAKWSGVLTADASGLVRYKLRVPQFSGALRIMAAAYKDDAFGSAEQTMRVADPVVISTALPRFLSPGDTIDVPVTLTNTTKEPIVVSTNYKLTGPLQSIDSDYQGGVDRVPVFKTPFSGIAILVRPNSEKQIVFHMKAGPSIGNSSITISAVGKKGNTETFTETIELPVRPASPLQKRTGAGVVAGGATQQLNLTTDFLPSSMRSQLVVSRSPMTEFAKDLRYLLQYPYGCLEQTVSAAFPQLYYGDLAASLGQKTGKPGKAGLFNPNYHVQEAIRKVESQQMYNGSLSYWPGGDYDNWWTTAYAAHFLLEAQQAGFAVNKSVLDRVLAYLQARTKKRETNTYNIIKTGGVIQPVTLAKKEIAYSLYVLALAGRPDPVALNYYKANRKLLAEDSRWVLACAFAVGGNQRSFREALPTRFGTAIMAGRELDGSFASPIRDEALVLNALLSADPANPQVNTLARQLSRQVKSAQWLNTQERAFSLLALGKLAKKNAGSTVTATILANSKAMGNFTGKDLTVNNVANHQLALRTQGRGSLYYFWETEGISRSGQVIEEDSYLQVRRQFLDRSGAPVGATYFKQNDLVVVKITIQSAESAGEVKNVAITDLLPAGLEIENPRIGAVRDLTWVTNATQPDYLDVRDDRINLFTTVDTTPKSFYYLARAVSKGTFKLGPVSADAMYNAEYHSYNGAGVVRVR encoded by the coding sequence GTGAAATTCCAGCCCGCCATGCGCGGCAAGTTCAAATGGACTTCCGACCGGGAGCTGGTGTTTTCGCCACTCACGCCGTTCCGACCGAGCACTACGTTTACCGCTGAGCTGCAATCCGTCACACTGCCTACCAACAAGCAGAAACTGACGCTACCCGAAAACCGCCGCAAGTTTCATACGCCATTCTTGGCGCTGAATGAGCCGCAGGCGTTTTGGGGCCGCTCTACGCGGGCGGCGGGCACGGCCGAAATGCGCCTGGAACTGCCCTTCAACTACAGCGTGCGGCCTTCGGATGTGAAGCCGCTGCTGCGCGTCACGCAGGACGGGCAGCCGGTGGCCTTCGAGGTCCGCAGCGCCGAGCCGGGCCAGAAAGTGAGCGTGGGCCTTACGCAAGAAGTCCGGACGGGTAGCCCGCTGACGGTGGCGCTGGCGCAGGGCCTCCGCGCCGTGGGCAGCGACCGAGCTTCTACCAGCGAGTACACCACCAGCGTGCCGGTGCCCGACCAGCAGGCGCTGGAAGTGCGTTCCATTGTGGGCAGTCTGCAAACCGCCGACCCCATCGTCACGGTCCAGACCAGCCAGCCGGTGAGCGAGGCGAATCTGCAAAGTGGCCTCACGGTGGTGCCAGCGGTTGCGTTTTCAGTGGAAGAGCTGGAAAGCGGCTTCGTGCTGAAAGGCGGTTTTGAGGCAGGCAAAACCTACCAGATCAGCTTAGCGCAAGGCTTGCCGGGCGCACTCGGCGGCCAGCTCGCCAGCGGCGTCACCGAAACTGTCAGCTTCGCGACCGAACAGCCGACCATCAGCTTCGCCAGTGCCGATAAGGCTATGTACCTCGATGCACTGGGTACGCGCAACCTCGGTATTCGCATCAACGAGGTGGAAAAGGTGCAGGTGACCATTGCCAAAGTCTACGCCAACAACATCCAGCAGCTACTGCGCGGCGAGCAGCAATACGGCTACCCCGAATACGACGAGGAAAGTGGGGAGAGCGAGGGAGAGGGCGAAGACGGCGAGTACGTGGACCGCTCCTACCGCTACTATGACATCGAAAACCTCGGCAATGTGCTCAACGAGCGCACTTACACCGTGTCGGGCCTGCCGAAGACGCAGGGGCTGCGGCTGCTGAACCTGGATATGAAGGATCTGGAGTTTTCGGGCGGACTGAAGGGTTTGTACGTGGTGAAAGTACAGGACACCGAGCGGCAGTGGCTGCAAGTCAGCAAGTTGGTGTCGGTATCAGACATCGGCATGATTGTGAAGCAGGGTAAGAGCGGCAGCACGCTAGTCTTTGCCAACTCCATCCGCACGGCCAAGCCGCTGTCGGGAGTGGAAATACGCTTTGTGAGTACCAACAACCAAGTTATCAGCACCAGCGTCACCAACCGCGACGGGGTAGCGAAATTCGATACGACTACCGCCAACTCCCGCTTCAAGCTCGGGATGATTGTGGCGCAACGCGAGTCGGATTTCACGTTTCTGGACTTGATTGGCAGCCGCGTCGAAACATCGCGGTTCGAGGTGGGCGGGCTGCAAAGCAACGCCGCCCGCTACCAAGCCTTCCTCTACGGTGACCGGGACTTGTACCGCCCCGGCGACACCATCCGCACCAATACCATCATCCGGACCGAAGACTGGAAAAGCCCGGTGGCCAAGCTGCCCGTCAAAATCAGGCTGCTGCTGCCCACCGGCAAGGAATACGCCAGCTTACGCAAAGAACTAACGGCGGCCGGGAGCTTCGAAGCCAGCTTTATCCTGCCGCCAAGCATCATGACCGGCACGTATACCATGGAAGTGCTGACCGGCAACGACGTGCTGCTGACCTCGCGGCAGGTGAGCGTGGAGGAGTTTATCCCGGACCGCATGAAGGTGACCGTAAAGGCCTCGCCCGCTGTGGTGAAGCCCGGCCAATCAGTTTCCGCGCAAATCACGGCCCAAAACCTGTTCGGTCCGCCCGCCGCCGACCGCAAGTTTGAGGTGGAGTTTGCACTGAAAGAAAAGGCCTTCAACCCGAAGAATTTCGAGGACTACGCCTTTGGTTTGAGTACTGGCGAACAGCGCCGAGGCCGCTACAACAACCAGCAAGCCACCCCGCTCAGCAGCCGCTTCGAGAACACCACCCGCGAAGGCAACACCGATGCTGCTGGCCGCGGCACGGCTACCTACGAAGTACCCAACTACACCGACCTCGGCACGCTGCAAGGCACGGCCTTTTTCACGGTGTTCGACGAAACCAGCCGGCCCGTCAACCGCCTCGCCACCTTCGAGGTGCAGACGCAGGCCGTCATGTTCGGGCTGAAGACCCTGCCCGAGATGTTCGACACCCGGGAGGTGATTCCGATACAATTGGTAGCCCTTACGCCAGCCGGGGTGCCCACCAGCGCCGAGGCCCGCGTGCAGGTGGTGCGTTTGCTGTGGGAAACGGTGATTGAGCGTCAGGGCGGCCGCTACGTCTACAACTCGCAGCGGCGCGAGGAGATTGTGATGGACCAGCGCGTGGCGGTAGGCAAGGAAGGCAACGCCAAAGGCCTCGGCTTTCCGGCCAGCTACTCCGGCGAGTACGAAGTGCGGGTGTCGCGGCCGGGCGCTGATACCTACGTGGCGCAGCAGGTGTACGCCTACGGCTACGGCGACACGCAAAGCAATGCCTTCGAAGTCAACAACGAAGGCGAGGTGACGATTGAAGCCGACAAAGAAAAATACCAGCCCGGCGAAACCGCCAGTCTGCTACTGAAAACGCCCTTCCCCGGCCGCGTGCTCGTGACCGTGGAGCGAGACCGGGTGCTCGACCATTTCTATGTGAATACCGACGAGAAATCGGCCCGCGTGAGTGTTCCCATCCGGGGTGGGCACGTCCCGAACATCTACGTGACTGCTACCGCCATCCGCGAAATCACCGATAACCGACTGCCCCTGACGGTGGCCCGCGGCTTCGTGCCGCTGGTGGTCGAGAAGCCGGATACTAAGCTGGCCGTAGCCATTAAAGCGCCCGAACTAAGCCGCTCGCAAGTGTGGCAGACGGTGGAAGTACGCACCGCGCCCAACGCCAACGTAACGCTGGCCATCGTGGACGAAGGCATCCTGCAAATGAAGGATTACCGTACGCCCGACCCCTACGGGTATTTCTACCAAAAGCGCGCCCTCGAAGTGAACGCCTACGACGTGTACCCCTTCCTGCTGCCCGAACTCGGTACCAGCTCCTCGGGCGGCGACGCTTCCGACCTCTCGCGCCGCACTTCGCCCGTGCCTTCGCGCCGGGTGCAGCTGGTGGCTAAATGGAGCGGCGTGCTCACCGCCGATGCCAGCGGCCTCGTGCGCTACAAGTTGCGCGTGCCGCAGTTTAGCGGTGCCTTGCGCATTATGGCCGCCGCCTACAAGGACGACGCTTTCGGCTCCGCTGAACAAACCATGCGCGTCGCCGACCCGGTGGTCATTTCAACGGCCCTCCCCCGCTTCCTCAGCCCCGGCGACACGATAGACGTGCCCGTGACACTGACGAACACGACGAAAGAGCCTATAGTTGTTTCTACAAATTATAAGCTCACAGGTCCACTCCAATCAATCGATTCTGATTACCAAGGTGGCGTCGATAGAGTTCCTGTTTTTAAAACTCCATTCTCAGGAATTGCAATACTAGTTAGGCCTAACTCGGAGAAGCAGATTGTCTTTCATATGAAGGCTGGTCCTTCAATAGGAAACAGTAGCATCACTATTTCTGCTGTTGGCAAAAAAGGAAACACAGAAACCTTCACCGAAACTATCGAACTCCCCGTCCGTCCTGCTTCGCCGCTCCAGAAGCGCACGGGGGCGGGCGTGGTAGCGGGTGGCGCGACGCAGCAGCTGAACCTAACGACCGATTTCCTTCCGTCGTCGATGCGGAGCCAGCTGGTGGTGAGCCGCTCACCGATGACCGAGTTTGCCAAGGACCTACGCTACCTGTTGCAATACCCGTATGGCTGTTTGGAGCAAACTGTGTCGGCGGCTTTCCCGCAGCTGTATTACGGGGATTTGGCGGCTTCCCTAGGCCAGAAAACCGGTAAGCCCGGCAAGGCGGGCCTCTTCAACCCCAACTACCACGTGCAGGAAGCCATCCGCAAGGTGGAGTCGCAGCAGATGTACAACGGCAGCCTCAGCTACTGGCCCGGCGGCGACTACGACAACTGGTGGACCACCGCCTACGCTGCCCATTTCCTGCTCGAAGCCCAACAAGCCGGCTTCGCCGTGAACAAGAGCGTGCTCGATCGGGTGCTAGCCTACCTGCAAGCCCGCACCAAAAAGCGCGAAACCAACACTTACAACATCATCAAGACCGGCGGCGTGATTCAGCCGGTTACGTTGGCGAAAAAGGAAATTGCCTACTCGCTCTACGTGCTGGCCCTCGCCGGCCGCCCCGACCCGGTGGCGCTCAACTACTACAAAGCCAACCGCAAGCTGCTGGCCGAAGATTCGCGGTGGGTGCTGGCCTGCGCCTTTGCGGTGGGCGGCAACCAACGCAGCTTCCGCGAAGCCCTACCCACCCGCTTCGGCACCGCCATCATGGCCGGCCGAGAGTTGGACGGCTCGTTCGCCTCCCCCATCCGCGACGAAGCCCTGGTACTCAACGCTCTCCTGTCCGCCGACCCGGCCAACCCGCAAGTGAACACGCTGGCCCGCCAGCTCAGCCGCCAAGTGAAGTCGGCGCAGTGGCTGAACACGCAGGAGCGCGCCTTTTCGCTGCTGGCGCTCGGCAAGCTGGCTAAGAAAAACGCCGGCAGCACCGTCACGGCCACGATTCTGGCCAATAGCAAAGCCATGGGCAACTTCACGGGCAAAGACCTCACGGTAAATAACGTAGCCAACCACCAGCTCGCCCTGCGCACCCAAGGCCGCGGTAGCCTCTACTACTTCTGGGAAACCGAAGGCATCAGTCGTAGCGGTCAGGTTATCGAAGAAGATTCGTACCTGCAAGTCCGCCGGCAGTTCCTAGACCGTAGTGGGGCACCGGTTGGCGCTACCTATTTCAAGCAAAACGATTTGGTGGTGGTCAAAATCACCATCCAATCGGCGGAAAGTGCTGGGGAAGTGAAGAACGTGGCCATCACCGACCTACTGCCCGCCGGTCTGGAAATCGAGAATCCGCGCATCGGGGCCGTTCGGGACCTGACTTGGGTCACCAACGCCACCCAACCCGACTACCTCGACGTCCGCGACGACCGAATCAACCTTTTCACCACCGTCGATACCACCCCCAAGTCGTTCTACTATCTGGCTCGCGCCGTTAGCAAAGGAACTTTCAAGCTCGGTCCCGTCAGCGCCGATGCCATGTACAACGCCGAGTACCACAGCTACAACGGGGCCGGCGTAGTGCGAGTGCGATAG
- a CDS encoding LysR substrate-binding domain-containing protein: MLSHPHEIFLEVARQLSFTKAGQTLFLSQSAVSKQVKALEEYYKTGLFERLGNSIVLTPAGELLYSKLLLAKQLQHELHQEFTALSNDFSPQVRMVIGASTTISLYVIPPVLSAYLAKYPNTQLTLKNRNSENILKALLEHEIDLGIIEGIHKVSNVTYTPLLTDEVVAVCSPRNLIYKQELTARELLTVPVALRETGSGTLAVLEEALAARQIKLTDLPVKVRLGGTEALKNFVRVDTCLAFLPRQAVLKELESGELQVVRIRDLNLVRHFDFVQRKGTENNVPYKSFVQFTRRYYSKME, encoded by the coding sequence ATGCTCTCCCACCCACACGAAATCTTCTTGGAAGTGGCCCGACAGCTCAGCTTCACCAAAGCCGGACAGACGTTGTTTTTGAGTCAGTCGGCGGTGAGCAAGCAGGTAAAGGCGCTGGAGGAATATTACAAGACTGGCCTGTTCGAGCGGCTTGGCAACAGTATAGTTCTCACGCCAGCCGGCGAACTGCTGTACAGCAAACTGCTACTGGCTAAGCAGCTGCAGCATGAGTTGCATCAAGAGTTCACGGCACTCAGCAACGACTTCTCGCCGCAGGTGCGCATGGTGATTGGGGCTAGCACCACCATTTCGCTTTACGTTATTCCGCCGGTGTTATCGGCCTACTTGGCCAAGTACCCCAACACCCAACTCACTCTCAAAAACCGCAACAGCGAGAACATCCTGAAGGCGCTGCTAGAGCACGAAATCGACCTTGGCATTATCGAGGGCATTCACAAAGTCAGCAACGTCACCTACACGCCCTTGCTCACCGACGAGGTAGTGGCCGTGTGCTCCCCTCGCAACCTCATCTACAAACAAGAACTCACGGCCCGTGAGCTGCTAACAGTACCCGTAGCCCTGCGCGAAACGGGCTCCGGTACGTTAGCCGTGCTGGAAGAAGCCTTAGCTGCGCGCCAAATCAAGCTAACCGACTTGCCAGTGAAAGTGCGGCTCGGCGGCACGGAAGCTCTTAAGAATTTCGTGCGGGTGGATACCTGTCTAGCTTTTCTGCCGCGGCAAGCGGTGCTGAAAGAACTGGAATCTGGCGAACTGCAAGTGGTGCGCATCCGTGACCTGAATCTGGTACGACACTTCGATTTTGTGCAGCGCAAAGGCACCGAGAACAATGTGCCTTACAAAAGCTTTGTGCAGTTCACCCGGCGCTACTATTCCAAAATGGAATAG
- the proB gene encoding glutamate 5-kinase — translation MALSYQRIIVKIGSNVLTQEDGLPDGGRIQHLVDQIASLKKEGKEVIVVSSGAVAAGRSLVSVSDKADAVSNRQLLAAVGQVKLLATYAELFRAHELVCAQVLVTKEDFRDRQHYLHMQNCFRALLQNNIIPVVNENDVISVTELMFTDNDELAGLVASMLDADALLILSNVDGIFDGDPKAPGAQLIPVIEPTTTSFSGFVTTQRSQFGRGGMITKCHMAHKVAQLGIAVHIANGKTQNILPRILSEEVVNTKFIPNKTASRKKKWLAHAETAAKGAVQINAGAKVALTTPGKATSLLPVGVLGIIGTFEKGDIIRLLDEGSKPIGIGIAEYGSDKALERLGLQNQKPLVHYDYLFLNSEIS, via the coding sequence ATGGCCCTTTCGTACCAAAGAATTATCGTTAAGATCGGTTCCAACGTCCTCACGCAAGAAGATGGCCTGCCCGATGGGGGCCGCATTCAACACTTAGTGGATCAGATTGCCAGCCTCAAAAAAGAGGGCAAGGAAGTGATTGTGGTATCGTCGGGGGCAGTGGCGGCGGGGCGCAGCTTGGTTTCGGTTTCCGACAAAGCCGATGCCGTGAGCAACCGCCAACTATTGGCCGCGGTAGGCCAAGTGAAGCTGCTGGCTACGTATGCCGAGCTGTTTCGGGCGCACGAACTGGTGTGCGCGCAGGTGCTAGTGACGAAAGAGGATTTCCGGGACCGGCAACACTACCTGCACATGCAAAATTGCTTCCGGGCGCTGCTCCAAAACAACATCATCCCGGTGGTCAATGAAAACGACGTCATCTCCGTTACGGAACTGATGTTCACCGACAACGACGAGTTGGCCGGCCTCGTCGCGTCGATGCTGGACGCCGACGCGCTGCTGATTTTGAGCAACGTAGACGGTATTTTCGACGGCGACCCCAAAGCGCCCGGCGCGCAACTGATTCCGGTAATCGAGCCGACCACGACCAGCTTCTCCGGTTTCGTCACCACCCAACGCTCACAGTTTGGGCGCGGCGGCATGATAACCAAGTGCCACATGGCCCACAAAGTGGCGCAGTTGGGCATTGCAGTGCACATTGCCAACGGCAAAACGCAGAACATCCTGCCCCGCATCCTGAGCGAGGAAGTGGTAAACACCAAGTTCATACCCAACAAAACGGCATCGCGCAAGAAAAAGTGGCTGGCCCACGCCGAAACGGCCGCCAAGGGCGCTGTGCAAATAAATGCCGGTGCCAAAGTGGCCCTCACCACTCCGGGCAAGGCCACCAGTTTGCTGCCGGTGGGCGTGCTAGGCATCATCGGCACGTTCGAGAAGGGCGACATTATCCGGCTGCTCGACGAAGGCAGCAAGCCCATTGGCATTGGCATAGCCGAATACGGCTCTGACAAGGCCCTCGAACGCCTAGGCCTGCAAAACCAGAAGCCGCTGGTGCACTACGATTATCTTTTTTTGAATTCAGAAATCAGCTGA